A single region of the Kwoniella botswanensis chromosome 1, complete sequence genome encodes:
- a CDS encoding ATP-dependent rRNA helicase RRP3 produces MSASGSSEASSSRSQSPSGSASSSSRSPSPDFDPSAPEPSESNKQFSDLGISAELCAACSSMGFKKPTDIQIESIPPALEGKDIIGLAQTGSGKTAAFSLPILQSLWENPQPFFALVLAPTRELAYQISQQVTSLGSGIGVRTATIVGGMDMMSQSIALSKRPHVIVATPGRLMDHLENTKGFSLKSLKYLVMDEADRLLDMDFGPIIDKILKVIPKERNTYLFSATMTTKVAKLQRASLNKPVRVEVSSKYSTVSTLLQHYLLLPLKAKDTHLIYLTNELSSSSMIIFTRTVNDSQRLSIILRRLGFPAIPLHGQMSQSMRLASLNKFKSGGRSILVATDVASRGLDIPLVDLVINYDMPTNSKDYVHRVGRTARAGRSGKSITLVTQYDVEILQRIESHIGKKMISFDVDKEAVSLLTDTVAKVNREAALEMRELGNGGKGGKRGRDMGSKRKFDDGDDRDRDDDTHEAGMGMMKKRNGNGKSNKFSNAGKKKVRR; encoded by the exons ATGTCAGCCTCAGGATCTTCCGaagcatcttcttctcgttcgcAATCCCCTTCCGGATCagcctcctcctcctcaagATCTCCTTCGCCGGATTTCGATCCCTCCGCTCCCGAACCTTCAGAGTCAAACAAACAGTTCTCAGATCTgggtatatcagctgaacTATGTGCGGCATGTAGCTCAATGGGGTTCAAAAAACCTACCGATATCCAAATCGAATCTATACCTCCTGCgttggaaggtaaagatatCATTGGTTTAGCCCAGActggatcaggtaagacGGCTGCGTTCAGTCTGCCCATCTTGCAGAGTCTATGGGAGAACCCACAACCTTTCTTCGCACTTGTACTTGCTCCTACCCG TGAACTGGCATATCAGATATCCCAACAGGTTACTTCCCTCGGATCGGGAATTGGCGTCAGGACAGCTACTATAGTAGGAGGGATGGATATGATGTCTCAATCTATCGCCCTATCAAAAAGGCCCCATGTGATAGTGGCTACTCCAGGTAGATTGATGGATCATTTGGAAAATACTAAAGGATTTTCTTTAAAATCTTTGAAATAcctg GTTATGGACGAAGCGGATAGATTACTCGATATGGATTTCGGACCTATAATAGACAAGATATTAAAAGTGATACCTAAAGAACGGAACACCTATCTGTTCTCTGCTACGATGACAACTAAAGTTGCCAAGTTGCAGAGAGCAAGTCTGAACAAACCTGTTAGAGTTGAGGTATCTTCCAA ATATTCCACGGTATCAACTCTTTTACAGcactaccttcttcttcccctcaaAGCCAAAGACACCCACTTGATATACCTCACCAACGAGctgtcctcatcatccatgatcatcttcaccagaACGGTCAACGACTCCCAACGATTGTCCATCATTCTCAGGAGACTAGGATTCCCCGCTATACCCCTGCACGGCCAGATGTCGCAATCTATGAGATTGGCCAGTCTGAACAAGTTCAAATCTGGTGGAAGGAGTATATTGGTTGCTACCGATGTGGCTAGTAGAGGTCTGGATATCCCTTTGGTCGATCTGGTGATC AACTACGACATGCCTACCAACTCCAAAGACTACGTCCACAGAGTAGGTCGTACCGCGCGAGCGGGACGTTCCGGTAAATCCATCACCTTAGTCACCCAATATGATGTCGAAATCCTTCAACGTATAGAATCGCATATAGGCAAGAAAATGATATCGTTTGACGTCGATAAAGAAGCTGTCAGTCTATTGACTGATACAGTCGCAAAGGTCAATCGGGAAGCAGCTTTGGAAATGCGTGAGTTAGGTAatggaggtaaaggtggaaAGAGAGGTAGAGATATGGGTAGCAAAAGGAAAttcgatgatggagatgatagagatagagatgatgatactcatGAAGCtggtatgggtatgatgaaaaagagaaatgggaatgggaaaagTAACAAGTTTAGTAATGCTGGTAAAAAGAAGGTCAGAAGGTGA